Genomic segment of Myxococcus stipitatus:
GCCGCCCTGGGAGGAAGGCATGTGGAGGTGGACCGATTTCCTGGACGTGGACGCCATCCGCCCCTCGCTGGCGTCGAGAGCCCCGACGGAGGTGCTGCACGAGCTTGCGGGGCTGATGGCGCCCGCGGCCGGTGTGTCCCAGCGGGAGCTGGCGCTGAACCTGATGGCGCGCGAGCACCTGGGCTCCACGGCGATGGAGGGAGGCGTGGCGGTGCCGCACTGCCGGCTTGCCCACGCGCGGCGCATCGTCACCTGTCTGGGCATCCACCGAGGCGGCCTGGCGTTCGGCGCGGCCGAGGATGGACTGGTGCGCATCTTCGTGGGCCTCGTCTCACCCCTCGACACCGCGGGGCTCCACCTCAACGTGCTCGCGCGTATCGCCACGCTGTTGCATGACCCCGGGCTCCGCGCGGACTTGCTGGTGGCGTCGTCGCCCGAGGTGATTCGCGCGCTGCTCGTGCAGGCGGAGGAGGAGCACCTGTCGCCTCGCCATGACGTGGCCCTGGGGCGCTGACGTCCTCGAGAGGATGCGGGCAGGCTCTCGGAATCGGAGAATGAGAAGCCAAGAGTGACGGGGGTGGTCCTGACCGGCCCGGAAGTGTGTGGTGGGCCTCGGGAAAACAACAGGGAGGGGGTACGCAATCGCGCCGGGGGGACACATCTCTGCGCCGACTCGGGATGCGGCCGCTGCACCGAGGAGGTGACCGGTATGTTGCGATGGACTGACTACCTGGATGCCGAAGGCGTCCGCCTGTCGATGGTGGCGAAGGACCGGGTGGGCGTGGTGCAGGAGCTGGCCGGATTGATGGCGGCTCGGGCGCAGGTCTCTGCTCGGGAGCTGGCGACACACCTGTTGGCGCGCGAGCAGCTCGGCTCCACGGCGACGATGGGCGGCGTGGCGGTGCCGCACTGCCGGGTGGCCGGGGTGCCTCGCATCGTCACGTGCGTGGGGCTCCATCGTCAGGGGGTCGACTTCGGAGACGCGGACCAGGGCCGGGTGCACATCTTCGTGGGGATGGTGTCGCCTCCCGACACGGCGGGCCTGCACCTCAACGTGCTCGCGCGGATTGGCGCGCTCCTGCGCAACGCGAGGCTTCGCGAGGCGCTGCTCACCGCGCCGTCGACCGCGGCCCTGCGCGCGTTGCTCCTCTGCGTCGAGGAGACACACGTGAACCAGGGCTCCGAGCCTGTCCAGGCTCGCGGCGTGTAAAAATCCCACGAGGTCCAACGTCGGACAGAAGAGGCGCCGTGCCCTCACGTGTCGCATGGGAGGGCGGGTCCGCCTGTTAGCGTCGGGGGGTGACGACCACCTCATCCATCACGCCTCGTTGGTTGTTGTACGGAGCCTCTGGTTACACCGGCCGCCTCATCGCGGAGGAGGCGGTGCGCCGCGGCCACCGTCCCGTGTTGTCCGGTCGTTCGCTCGAGAAGCTGACGCCGCTCGCGGAGGCCCTGGGGTTGGAGGTCCGCCCCGCCGCGCTGGAGGACCCGCGCCAGCTGGCCGCCGCGCTGAAGGACCTGCCGCTGGTGCTCCACGCCGCGGGCCCCTTCGTGCGCACCGCCGAGCCCATGCGCCAGGCGTGCCTCACGCACGGCGTGCACTATCAGGACATCACCGGGGAGATTCCCGTCTTCGAGGGCTCGTTCCGCCTGGACGCCGAGGCCAAGGCCCGCGGAGTCTCGCTGATGTCCGGCGTGGGCTTCGACGTGGTGCCCACCGACTGTCTGGCCCGGTACGTCGCGGACCTGGTGCCCGGGGCCACCGAGCTGGAGATCGCCATCTCGGGCGGCTCGCAGGCGAGCGCCGGCACCGCCAAGTCCGTGGTGCTCCAGCTCCCCGAGGGCGGCAAGGTCCGGCGCGGCGGAGTCCTGGTGTCCCATCCCCTGGGCCAGGGCATCCGCCGCCTGCGCTTCGACGACAAGGAGCGCACGGTGATGCCCATTCCGTGGGGCGACCTGTCCACCGCGTACCGCACCACCGGCATCGGGAACATCACCACCCTGATGGCGGTGCGCGCCTCCTCGGCCCAGGCCCTGCGCTGGACGGCCCCCGTGCTGCGCGAGGCGCTGAAGGTGGGGCTCGTGCGGGACCGGGTGCTGCGCCTCATCGACTCCCGCGTCCACGGGCCCACCGCGGAGACTCGTGAGAAGGTCCGCTCTCACATCTGGGCCCAGGCGCGCGCGCCCGATGGACGCTCCTCCCAGGCCTGGCTCCAGGTGCCGGAGGGCTACCTCTTCACCGCGCGTGCGGCGGTCCTCGCCGTGGAGGAGCTGCTCGCCCAGCCCACCCCGGGGGCGCTCACCCCGGCGGGGGCCTTTGGCGCGGACTTCGTCCTCCGGGTGGAGGGCTGTCGCCGCCTGGACACCCCGGGGTGATCCTCGACAGGACCCCTCGGGTTCGAGGGGTCCATTCCACCCCAGGAATGGCCGAGACTTAGCAGCGGGGGCTCAGTCCGGTATCCTGCACTTCGGCGGATCACAGGTCCGTCCAAGCTTCAGGGAGTCTCCGCGACCCCACGGAAGGATGCCGACATGCGCTGGTGCAGCTGGCTCTGGAGGGAGCCGCGCCTCAACCGCCGAAGCTTGGATGGGGTGGAGGGGGCTCGGTGCGTTTGAAGCTGAAGCAGAAGGTCATGCTGTCGCCAGCGGTCGCGGCGGTGTTCCTGACGGTGCTCTTCGCGGTGGTGCTGGCGGAGGGGCCTTCCTGGCTGGTGGGCGCGCTGGCCCTGTCGTGTCTGGGGTCGATGGTGGCCCTGGCGGTGTGGCTGCACCGCGAGGTGGCCGAGCCCGTGGGCCGGCTGGCGGCGGTGGCTCGGCGCATCGCGCAGGACGGCGACCTGTCGCAGCCCATCGAGGCGGTGGGCCAGGACGAGGTGGGCGAATTGGGGCGCAGCCTCCAGGTGATGGTGGCCCGGCTTCGAGAGGTGCCCTCCACGCTGCAGTCGGTGGTGACGGAGCTGTCCTCGGCGGCTTCGCGGCTGACGCAGGCGAGCCAGGACCAGGTGAACTTCCTCACCAACCAGTCGCGCAGCCTCACCGAGGCGAGCACCACCATCGCCGAAATCGCCCAGACCTCCAGCATGGCGTCCAGCCGCGCGGAGATGGTGCTGAAGGTGGCGGCGGAGGCGGACGCGTTCAGCTCGTCGGGCCAGCAGTCCATCGAGCAGAGCGCGGAGGGCATGCAGCAGATTCGCGAGCGGGTGAGCGCGCTGGTGAGCAGCATCGCGCACCTGAGCGAGCAGGCCGTGCACGCCGGCGAAATCATCAGCAGCGTGAAGGACCTGGCGGACCAGTCCAACGTGCTGGCGCTCAACGCGGCGATTGAAGCGGCGCGCGCGGGCGAGGGCGGCCGAGGCTTCGCGGTGGTGGCGCGGGAGATGCGCGCGCTCAGTGGCCAGTCGCTCCAGAGCACCCAGCGCATCGGGAAGATTCTCCTCGAAATCAACCAGGCCATCCGCCAGACGACCTCCATCGCGGAGGAGGACAGCGAGAAGATGGAGCAGAACATCGAGCAGGTGTTGGCCTCGGCCAGCTCGCTGTCGGGCATCACCACGGTGGTGCAGGAGAGCAGTCAGGCGGCGCGGCAGATTGTCGCGTCCGTCACCCAGCAGAACGCGGGCATCGCGCAGATGACGGACGTGATGACGCACCTCTCCTCGATGATGGCGGACGTCGTGACGTCCACCCTGACGGCCGAGGAGGCCGTGGCTCAAATCAACGCCACGCTGGGCCGCCTCCAGACGCTGTCCACCGCGTTCCGCGTGTAGGGTGTCCGCGCCGGGCGGCCCCGCCCGAGGGCCGCCCGTTCTCCTCGCGTCGGGCCTATTCGCCCTGCATCAGCCCGGTGATGCGCCCGTCCTCGTGGACGGTGATGCGACGGGCCGCGGGCTCCTTGGGCAGGCCCGGCATGGTGAGGATGTCTCCGGTGAGCGCCACCATGAAGCCCGCGCCCGCGGACAGCCGCACCTCGCGCACGGTGAGCGTGAAGCCTCGGGGCCGGCCCTGCTTCGTCGGGTCATCCGAGAGCGACAGGTGCGTCTTCGCCATGCACACGGGCAGCTCCGCGCCGCCCAGCTCGCGCACCATCTCCAGGTCCTTGCGCGCGGAGGCGGTGAAGGCCACGTCGTCCGCGCCGTACACGGTGCGGGCGATGGCGCGCACCTTCTCCTCGGGGGACTGCTTCACGTCGTAGAGGAAGCGCGGCTGGGGCGGTGAGGCGTCCGTTGCGTCGAGCATGGCGAGCACCCGGTCGGCCAGCTCCAGCGCGCCCTCGCCGCCGCGGGTGAAGCCCTCGCACACGGCGGTCTCCACGCCGCGCGCCTTCCCGAAGGCACGCAGCGCGTCGAGCTCCGCCTCCGTGTCCTGCGGGAAGCGGTTGACGCACAGCACGGCGGGCAGGCCGAAGGCGCGCACGGATTCCAGGTGCTTCTCCAGGTGGTCGAAGCCTCGCGCCAGCGCGTCCGCGTCCGGGTCCGCCACGCGGGCGAGGGGCGCGCCGCCCTGGTACTTCAGCGCGCGCAGCGTGACGACGAGCACGACACCCCGGGGCCACAGGCCGGTGCTGCGGCACTTGATGTCGAGGAACTTCTCCGCGCCCAGGTCGAAGCCGAAGCCCGCCTCGGTGACGACCTCGTCCGCGTAGGCGAGGCCCATGCGCGTGCCCACCACGGAGCTGCACCCGTGCGCGATGTTGCCGAAGGGGCCGGCGTGCACGAGCGCGGGGCCGCCCTCGCGCGTCTGCACGAGGTTGGGCATCAGCGCGTCCTTGAGCAGGGCGACCATGGCCGCCGCCGCGTCCACGTCCCGGGCGCGCACGGGCTTGCCATCGGGAGTCAGGCCCACGACGACGCGGCCCAGGCGGGCCTCCAGGTCCTTGAGGTTCTCCGACAGGGCGAGGATGGCCATCACCTCGCTGGCGGCGGTGATGTCGAAGGCGCCCTCGCGCGGGACGCCGTGCGCCTTGCCGCCGAGGCCGACGATGACGTTGCGCAGGAACCGGTCGTTCATGTCCATGGCGCGCCGCCAGCGCACGCGCGTGGAGTCGATGGCCACGGGGTGGCTGTAATACACGGCGTTGTCCACGAGCGCGGCCAGCAGGTTGTTGGCGCTGGTGATGGCGTGCAGGTCCCCGGTGAAGTGCAGGTTGATGTCCGCCGCGGGCTCCAGGCTCGCCTGTCCGCCGCCGGTGCCACCGCCTTTCACGCCGAACACCGGCCCGAGCGAGGGCTCTCGCAGCGCGGCCACGACCTTGCGCCCCCGACGCCGCAGGCCCATGGCCAGCGCCACGGACATGGTGGTCTTCCCCTCGCCCGGAGGCGTGGGGTTGATGGCGGAGACGAGGACGAGGCGCCCCTGTCGGCCACCCTGCTTCGCGAGCGCTCCCAGGGACACCTTGGCGCGGTGGGTGCCCCACGGGTGCACGTCCTCGGGAGAAAGGCCCAGCTCGGCGCCTACGTCTGCGATGGGTCTCAGCGTCATGCGAGGACTCTCGATGCGCGGCATGTCGCGGGTCAACGGAGGAAGTGCCCGGGACGCCATCCCCTCCACACTGTGCTGGTGGCGTGGACCAGCACAGTGGGACGGCGGAGGGTCAGCCCTCCTTCGCGGTGCGCTCACGGCTCGACAGCAGGCGCCACAACAGGGCCGGAAGTCCCAGCAGCGTGGCCACCGCCACCCAGGGCCAGGCCCCCACGTTCGAGAGCACCTGCGCCGCGCGCTCCTTCGCCCCGGCGGGGAGCTGCGCGAGTAGGAGGAACGCCGCGGTGGCGAGCACGAAGACGGCGAAGCCCTTGCGCAACAGGCCCGGCGCCACGCGTCCCGCGAGCCTGCCTCCCACGAGGCTCCCCACCAGCGCCACCGCGATGACCTGCGCGGTGAGCACCCACGGCAGCTCGAGGTGGCCCAGGTGTCCCACGAGGCCCGCCGCGCACTGGAGCGCGATGACCACCAGCGACGTCGCCGTGGCCACGGGCGTGGGCAGGCCCACCATCGCGAGCGCGGGGACGATGAGGAAGCCGCCTCCCGCGCCCACGAGCCCCGACAGGAGGCCCACCCCCACGCCTTGCAGCAGCACCCGGCCGATGCCGCTCGCGGACACGGCGGGCGCCGCCGTGCTCGAAGGCGCGGGCGCGGGGGCGTCCGAGCGCAGCAGCATGGCGACCGACGCGGCCACCATGACACACGCGAAGAACACCATCAGCGCGGTGGGCGACAGGAGCGGGTTGAGCTTCCCGCCCAGGAACGCGCCCACCATGCCTCCCGCGCCGAACACGAAGGCGGTGCGCCACCGCACGCGCCCCGCTCGCGCATGCAGCCAGGCGCCGTTGGCGCTGGTGACTCCCACGACGACGAGCGACATGGCGATGGCCGTGCGCGGCTCCACGCCGAGCACATAGACGAGCAGCGGCACCGTGAGGATGGAGCCCCCGCCACCCAACAACCCCAACAACACGCCCACGAGCAGTGCGCCCGCGAGCCCCGCGAACAACATCATCTCCGGCTGCCTCCCTCGCTCGCGACGGCGAGCAGGTCGCGGACCTCGCGCAGGGTCCGCTCGAAGGCGGCCGTGTCGTCGACACCCGGAGGCGGGGCGTCCCGCAGCGCGTCCAGAACGGCGGCCAGCTCCGCGCGCGTCGGCGCGGAGGGCAGGGCGTCCACGCGCGCAATCCGCAGGCCGAGCAGCCGGGAGCGCAGCGTGTCGCGCACCTGGGCGAGGGTGGGGCGCGCCTCGGACTTCAGCCGCACCACGGGCAGCGACTCCTCGTTCCACGCGAGCATCCCGCCGCGCAGGTTCATCACCCGCGAGAAGCCCAGCTCCACCAGCAGCCGGGCCGCCCGCGCGGACCTGGCGCCCGAGCGGCAGATGAGCACGACCTCCGCGTCCTTGGGCCACAGCGCGGCGGCCTCGCGCACCGTGGCCAGCGGCGCCGGGCGGATTCCCTCCAGGCGGCCGAGCACACCATCCAGCTCCACGGGCTCGCGGACGTCCACCAGGTGGGGACCCGGAGGGCCCTCCGCCGCGAGCTGCCGCGCGTCCACGTCGCGATAGCCCCCAGGTTGGGGAAGAGCGTTGTCGTACAGGGGACTCAAGTCAGTGCTTCCTTCCTCGCGTCCAGCAGGGGCGCGCAAGGCCATGAGAATGTGTTCGCCGCTTCGAGTGGAAGCGGGCGGAAGGTCGAGGACAGTGTTGTGAAGTCACGCCCCGCGCGTCAGGCGTGATGCGGCGACGCGGGCTCGGAGAGTCCACACGCGCGATTGGCCGGGACGGCCACGTCCAGCTTGCGCGGCGGAGGCAGCTGCCGGGCCTTCATGAGGGCGACGAAGTCCTCGCGAGACCTGCCCGCCAGCCGGGGGTTGTGCCGCTTCTCCTCGCCCACCGACGTCATGGTGAAGCCCGCGTAGTCGTGCGCGGGATACACCTCCGTCGCGTCGGGCAGGGAGAAGAGCTCGCGGGTGATGGAGTCGTAGAGCTGCCCCGGGTCGCCGTTCTGGAAGTCGGTGCGGCCGGTGCCCCGGACGAGCAGCGCGTCGCCGGTGAACAGCCGGCCGTCGCAGAGGAAGCTCAGGCTGTCGTCGGTGTGGCCGGGCGTCTCCAGCACGAGCACCTCGATGCCGCCCACGCGGACCACGTCACCCTGGGAGAGCTGGCGGTCCACGCAGGGCGCGCCGCGCGCGGAGGCGAACACCTGGGCACCCGTGCGCTCGCGCAGGAGGCCCGCCGCGGTGATGTGGTCGGCGTGGACGTGGGTCTCCAGGACGACCTTGAGCTTCAACCCGAGCTCCTGGAGCAACCGCACGTCCCGCTCCACCTGCTCCAGCACGGGGTCGATGAGCACGGCCTCTCGCGTGGCCAGGTCCGCCAGCAGGTATGTGTACGTCGAGGACTCCGCATCGAAGAGCTGCCGGAAGAGCATGTCCGCTTTCCTCCTGGGGGGTGTGGGTGTCGTGGAGGAGCATTGCCAGCCCCGTGCCAGGGGCCTTCTCCGAGGGGGACGTGGGCGTCGAGGGCGAGACGGTGTTTCGGGTGAAACAGTTGAAACACCGGCTGAAACGCGAGGGGTGAAGCGCTCACTCGTCCGCTTCGTCCAGGGCGCGCAGGCGGCGCCACAGGGTGACGCGGCTGACGCCGAGCAGGCGCGCGGCCTCGGTGCGGTTGCCTCCTGCCTTGGCGAGCGCCCCGCGGAGCTGCTCCGGGTCCAGGTCCGTGGCGTCGAGGCGGGCGCCGGCGGGGGGCTCGGAGAACTCCGGGGGGAGGTCGGCCTCGCGGAGGACGGGGCCCTCGCCGATGACGTAGGCGTACTCCATGACGTTGCGCAGCTCGCGCACGTTGCCGGGCCAGGGGTGGGCCTCCAGGAGCTTTCGCGCGCCGGGGGCGATGCGCTCCACGCGGCGGGTGCCTCGCTGCTGGAGCTCGTCGAGGAAGCGCAGGGCGAGCGGGAGGATGTCGCCTCGGCGCTCGCGCAGGGTGGGCAGGAAGATGGGCACCACGCGCAGGCGGTACATGAGGTCCGCGCGGAAGCGGCCGGCCTCGACCTCGCGGCGCAGGGCCCGGTGGGTGGCGGCGATGATGCGCACGTCCACGGGCACGGGGGCTCGGCCTCCCACGGGGATGACGGTGCGCGTCTCCAGCACGCGCAGCATCTTGGCCTGGAGGTCCAGGGGGAGCTCGGCGACTTCATCGAGGAAGAGGGAGCCGCCGTGGGCGAGGCGGAAGTGGCCGGGGCTGTCTCGCACCGCGCCGGTGAAGGCGCCGCGCACGTGGCCGAACAGCTCGCTCTCCAGGAGGTTGGGGGGCAGGGCCGCGCAGTTGATGGCGCGGAAGGGGCCCTTGCCGCGCGGGGAGAGGACATGCAGCGCGTGGGCGATGTGCTCCTTGCCCGTGCCGGACTCTCCTCGCACCAGCACGCTGGACTCGGTGCGCGCGACCTTCTCGACGATGCGGAAGACGCGGCGCAGCTCCGCGTCCTGGGTCCACAGGCCGTGGAAGACCTCCTCGCCTCCGGTGTCCCGAGGCGCCTGCTCCCGCGTGAAGGAGAGCGCCCAGCCCTGGAGGCGGCCTGCTCGCGTCAGGGGCACGGCGCGCACTCGGACGGGGACGGTGGTGGCGCCGGAGCGCAAGCGCGCGGAGGTCTCCCGGCCGTGGGAGAGCAGGGCGTCGAGGTCTCCTGGCGGCGTGAGGACCTCGGCGAGGGCGGCGCCTTCTCGGAGGGGCGTGCCGAGGAGGGACTCGAGGGCGGGGGTGAGGGAGGCCACCCGGCGGTTCGCGTCCACCAGGAGCACGGCGCCCGCGAGCGAGTCGAGCGCGGCGAGGGCGAGTGGGGACGGCGGAGGCGGGCGGGACGAGGGCATCGACGCCTGCATAGCCCGGCGGGTGCCGAGGCGCCCAGCGGCGGGCTTCAGCCGCGTCCGCGCATCATCAGCTTCCAGTAGAGCTGGGGCAGGCCGTGCTTCTTCATGACCCACATGTCCCGGCGCTCCTGGAGGGTGTCGATGAAGGGGAAGCTGGGGGTGGGGTTGCCGTCGTAGTCGAACTCGGCGAGCAGGAGCTTGCCGTAGGCGGTGGTGAGGGGGCAGGAGGCGTAGCCGTCATACCGCGCGGTGGGTGCGCGGCCGTCCATGACGGCGCGCAGGTTCTGCACGAGGACGGGGGCCTGCTTGCGGATGGCGGCGCCGGTGCGGCTGGTGGGGAGGTCGGAGGCGTCGCCGAGCGCGAAGACGTTGGGGTAGGTGGGGTGCTGGAGGGTGTGCTTGTCGGCGCGGACCCAGCCCACGCAGGTGCCCTCGCGGGAGGTGAGGGGGCTGTTCTTGATGAAGTCGGGGGCGCTCTGGGGCGGGGTGACGTGGAGGAGGTCGTAGCGCTGGGTGACGCGGGTGGTGCGGCCGTCCTGGGTGGTCTCGAAGGTGGCCTCGCGGCGGGCTCCGTCGACGGCGACGAGGTTGTGGCCGAAGCGGGTGTGGATGCCGTAGCGCTTCACGACGTCCTCGAGCACGCGGGCGAAGGGCTGCACGCCGAAGATGGCCTTGGCGCCGGAGCCGAAGATGACCTCCGAGCGGGCGAGGAGCCCGGTGCGGCGGAAGTGGTCGGCGGCCAGGTACATGATTTTCTGGGGGGCGCCGGCGCACTTCACGGGAGTGGCGGGGTGGGTGAAGAGGGCGGTGCCGCCCTTGAAGGCCTGGAGCATGCGCCACGTCTTGGGGGCGAGCTTCACGTCGTAGTTGCTGCTGACGTGTTCGGTCTCGAGGGCGTCGCGGAGGCCGGCGACCTTGTCCCAGTCGAGCTGGATGCCGGGGGCGACGACGAGGAAGTCGTAGCCGACGCGCAGGCCGCCGCGGGTGCGGACCTCCTGGCGGATGGGGTCGACTTCCGTGGCGGCGTCCTTGAGCCACTTCACGCCTCGGGGGATGAGGCGGGCTTCATCGCGGACGGTGTCCTCGATGCGTGCTTCACCCGCGCCGACGAGGGTCCAGAGGGGTTGGTAGTAGTGGCGGTCGGAGGGCTCGAGGATGGCGACGCCCTTCTGGCCGAGGCGGGTGAGTCGGGCGGCGACGCAGATACCGGCGGTGCCTCCGCCGATGATGAGGACGCGGTGGCGCTCGTTCACGGGGACGAGGTGCGGCATCGGCGTGGTCACCGGGTCCTTGCAGCCGCAGTCCGTGTCGGGCGTCATCATGCTCTTGCTCCTGGCCAGGCGTGAAACGTTGGCGGTGAGCATTAGCAGGGCGCGTGCCACCCTCCGTCCCGACGGCGGTGCCCGAGGGTGTGGGGGTGTGGACTGTTTCAGCGTGTTTCAGGGCGTTTCAGGTGAGCGGCGCGTGAGTGCGGGGCGGTCAGGCGGGGTCGTCGGGGAGGAGGGGGCGGAGCAGGGCGTCTTCGGAGTTGAGGGGGCGCCAGCCTGGAGGGGGAGGGTTTGCGAGGAGCACGTCACCCGCGTGGTCGACGTGCTCCTGCTGGGACTCTGGGGTGTAGGCGAACCACTGGCCCAGCGTCTTGGCGACCTTGAAGCGATTTGCGTCGTCGAGTGTCTCTGGCCATCCCAGGGGGAGGTTCTGGGACAGGAGGCGCACGAGCACGTCGCGCACGAACCGGGAGACCTGGTGACTCGCTTCTGCCTCTGCTCGCAGACCGCTGAGCACCTGCACTCCGGCGACGTCGTGCGCTCCCAGTTCCTCGGCCAAGGCAAACAGTGGAGTCGTTGGATGTGCCGCAGCGAAGGCGGTCAGCGAAGTGTAGCCACGCTCACGAGCACGTTCATACAGGCGGACATTCCAGTTTCCGCTCCACGCATGTCCGTCAGTCATCGCTGTCTTCCTCGCGGGAGGTTCATTGACTGGTACGAACGGCGCCCCCACTGCGGAGGGGCGCCGCTCCTCGTCAGGCTTCGTCGTCAGGGAGGAGGGTGCGGAGCAGTTCGTCGTCGGGGCTGAGTGGACGCCAGCCAGGAGGATGCGGCATGCCCATGAGCGCACCTCCAGCCCGCATGACGCGCTCTCGAAGTACCTCTGGTGTGTAGGCCGACCATTGCCCAAGTGCGATGGCGACATCCTCGCGAGTGTCATCATTCATCTCGGCAGGCCATCCGTTGGGGAGGAACTCGGAGAGTTCGCGCACGAGCTGTGCACGAACCAAGCGGGTGAGCCGATGGGTTCGCTCCGCTTCATCGACCAGCGCGCTGAACACCTGCACGCCGGCGATGTCGTCGGGGCCAAGCGCTTCGGCCAGTGAGACCAGCGATGCGGTGGGACGGGCCTCCGCGAACGCAGTCAGTGAGCTGTAGCCACGCTCCCGAACGCGCTCATGGAGACGGACCTTCCAGTTCCCCTTCCATGGGTGTCTGTCGGTCATTTCAGGTACGAGATGTCCCAGCTCCACACTTGGTTGGGCGCGGTGGCGGTGTGCTCGCCGCGAGGTCTGCGCGTGGGCGCCTTGGCATGGCCGTGGTGGGTCAACTGTCCGGCTTCGCGCAGCACCCGGGCGAAGCTCGCCTTGCTCTAGCCACGTACTCGCCTCGGTCCGCCAGCCGGGGCAATTCTGCTTGGGCGAAGCGTCGCGGAACTCCTCGCTGTTGGCCACGGCGCGGATGCGACGCCGCTCCATCTCGGAGAGTCGATTGGCGGGACGCGTATGGGGCCGCACCGTCGGTCTTCGGCCGTGGCGTGCCTTCTCCTGCGCTGAAATGGTGCGCAGCGCCCCCCCAGTCGCTCATAGGCAGCCTCCATGCGTACGCCCACGTGGAGCGCTTCGTCGATGAGGGCAAGCATCATTTCTCGCCCGCCGTGTCGTTCGCGTCTTCCTGGTGCCGCTCGTCCCAGCCCATTGTCTGAAGTTTTTTCGAGCACCAATAGTGCCGCCGTCTCCACCAGCGCCTTCTCTTTGCGCTGCAGCTCCCGCTCGAGCTCCTTCCCCCTCTCCTCGGCGGTGGCCAGCCGCTTGAGCTCCTTGGCTGGCCGTGGCTCCGTCGACGTGCCCGAGAGGGCTCCGGCGGCGACTTGCTGCCACTCCTTCATCTGAGCCTCGTGCAACTCCTCACTGCGAAGGAGCGCCCCCAACTCCTATCCGACAAGCCCTTGCGTCACCGCCAGCACTCGCAGCTTCTCCTCGGGCGTCCACTTCTTCGGCCCAGACGGCGCAGCGGGCTTCTTCTCTTCGGGCGGGGGCGTCATTGCCGCCACCCTATTCGCCTCGCGCAGCCACTGCGACAAAGTTGGTTGGGACACTCCCACCTTGTCGGGCCATCGCCGCAGCACTCACCGCGCTCGGGCCCACCATCCGATTCACCATCTCCGCCTTGAAGGCATCCGTGTACGGCACCGCGTCCTGCCTGCTCCCGCCCCTATGGGTGGTCAGATCGGCACGTCGGCCGAGGCGACAACTTCCCTGACACAGGGGGCGCATGCCCCAAGAACCCGCAGGCGCGCTCAACGCGGGACGCCCGCCGTCGGTCGGTTACGTTGATGCACCTCGCGCCCACCTAGCGCGTGACAGGGGCGTAGGCTCTTGTTGCTTGAATGGGGCCCGTCCAAGCAGGGAACATCAAGGCTCAGCACCCGTTCCTCCTCTTTTCTCGAGGTACGAGGTCCTGTTCTCGAATTGAAGCATGCCTCTGTGAGTTGATGTACCCGCTCCTGTCAGCGCCCAGGTGCGGGCCTCGTGGGCTCGACCCCGTGGTGACTCAAGGGCACAATGCTGATGAGTCGCTCAATGAGAAGAAGTTTTCCCTGCGGAGGTAACCATCTTCCAATACGTCAACATCGCTTCATTATCATCCACCACGCTCCTCGGGCTCCTGTAGCACGATGGCTGGCATGTGGGATGCTAAGGAGCCAGCAGTGGG
This window contains:
- a CDS encoding PTS sugar transporter subunit IIA; protein product: MWRWTDFLDVDAIRPSLASRAPTEVLHELAGLMAPAAGVSQRELALNLMAREHLGSTAMEGGVAVPHCRLAHARRIVTCLGIHRGGLAFGAAEDGLVRIFVGLVSPLDTAGLHLNVLARIATLLHDPGLRADLLVASSPEVIRALLVQAEEEHLSPRHDVALGR
- a CDS encoding PTS sugar transporter subunit IIA: MLRWTDYLDAEGVRLSMVAKDRVGVVQELAGLMAARAQVSARELATHLLAREQLGSTATMGGVAVPHCRVAGVPRIVTCVGLHRQGVDFGDADQGRVHIFVGMVSPPDTAGLHLNVLARIGALLRNARLREALLTAPSTAALRALLLCVEETHVNQGSEPVQARGV
- a CDS encoding saccharopine dehydrogenase family protein; translation: MTTTSSITPRWLLYGASGYTGRLIAEEAVRRGHRPVLSGRSLEKLTPLAEALGLEVRPAALEDPRQLAAALKDLPLVLHAAGPFVRTAEPMRQACLTHGVHYQDITGEIPVFEGSFRLDAEAKARGVSLMSGVGFDVVPTDCLARYVADLVPGATELEIAISGGSQASAGTAKSVVLQLPEGGKVRRGGVLVSHPLGQGIRRLRFDDKERTVMPIPWGDLSTAYRTTGIGNITTLMAVRASSAQALRWTAPVLREALKVGLVRDRVLRLIDSRVHGPTAETREKVRSHIWAQARAPDGRSSQAWLQVPEGYLFTARAAVLAVEELLAQPTPGALTPAGAFGADFVLRVEGCRRLDTPG
- a CDS encoding methyl-accepting chemotaxis protein, coding for MRLKLKQKVMLSPAVAAVFLTVLFAVVLAEGPSWLVGALALSCLGSMVALAVWLHREVAEPVGRLAAVARRIAQDGDLSQPIEAVGQDEVGELGRSLQVMVARLREVPSTLQSVVTELSSAASRLTQASQDQVNFLTNQSRSLTEASTTIAEIAQTSSMASSRAEMVLKVAAEADAFSSSGQQSIEQSAEGMQQIRERVSALVSSIAHLSEQAVHAGEIISSVKDLADQSNVLALNAAIEAARAGEGGRGFAVVAREMRALSGQSLQSTQRIGKILLEINQAIRQTTSIAEEDSEKMEQNIEQVLASASSLSGITTVVQESSQAARQIVASVTQQNAGIAQMTDVMTHLSSMMADVVTSTLTAEEAVAQINATLGRLQTLSTAFRV
- a CDS encoding formate--tetrahydrofolate ligase, whose protein sequence is MTLRPIADVGAELGLSPEDVHPWGTHRAKVSLGALAKQGGRQGRLVLVSAINPTPPGEGKTTMSVALAMGLRRRGRKVVAALREPSLGPVFGVKGGGTGGGQASLEPAADINLHFTGDLHAITSANNLLAALVDNAVYYSHPVAIDSTRVRWRRAMDMNDRFLRNVIVGLGGKAHGVPREGAFDITAASEVMAILALSENLKDLEARLGRVVVGLTPDGKPVRARDVDAAAAMVALLKDALMPNLVQTREGGPALVHAGPFGNIAHGCSSVVGTRMGLAYADEVVTEAGFGFDLGAEKFLDIKCRSTGLWPRGVVLVVTLRALKYQGGAPLARVADPDADALARGFDHLEKHLESVRAFGLPAVLCVNRFPQDTEAELDALRAFGKARGVETAVCEGFTRGGEGALELADRVLAMLDATDASPPQPRFLYDVKQSPEEKVRAIARTVYGADDVAFTASARKDLEMVRELGGAELPVCMAKTHLSLSDDPTKQGRPRGFTLTVREVRLSAGAGFMVALTGDILTMPGLPKEPAARRITVHEDGRITGLMQGE
- a CDS encoding sulfite exporter TauE/SafE family protein, with product MMLFAGLAGALLVGVLLGLLGGGGSILTVPLLVYVLGVEPRTAIAMSLVVVGVTSANGAWLHARAGRVRWRTAFVFGAGGMVGAFLGGKLNPLLSPTALMVFFACVMVAASVAMLLRSDAPAPAPSSTAAPAVSASGIGRVLLQGVGVGLLSGLVGAGGGFLIVPALAMVGLPTPVATATSLVVIALQCAAGLVGHLGHLELPWVLTAQVIAVALVGSLVGGRLAGRVAPGLLRKGFAVFVLATAAFLLLAQLPAGAKERAAQVLSNVGAWPWVAVATLLGLPALLWRLLSSRERTAKEG
- a CDS encoding rhodanese-like domain-containing protein, translated to MSPLYDNALPQPGGYRDVDARQLAAEGPPGPHLVDVREPVELDGVLGRLEGIRPAPLATVREAAALWPKDAEVVLICRSGARSARAARLLVELGFSRVMNLRGGMLAWNEESLPVVRLKSEARPTLAQVRDTLRSRLLGLRIARVDALPSAPTRAELAAVLDALRDAPPPGVDDTAAFERTLREVRDLLAVASEGGSRR
- a CDS encoding MBL fold metallo-hydrolase, encoding MLFRQLFDAESSTYTYLLADLATREAVLIDPVLEQVERDVRLLQELGLKLKVVLETHVHADHITAAGLLRERTGAQVFASARGAPCVDRQLSQGDVVRVGGIEVLVLETPGHTDDSLSFLCDGRLFTGDALLVRGTGRTDFQNGDPGQLYDSITRELFSLPDATEVYPAHDYAGFTMTSVGEEKRHNPRLAGRSREDFVALMKARQLPPPRKLDVAVPANRACGLSEPASPHHA